A stretch of the Sphingosinithalassobacter tenebrarum genome encodes the following:
- a CDS encoding energy transducer TonB — translation MAYADRNVSGSRIVAIVMVAVILAGMGYAFVTGLAYQYIKKVQTDLDVFEVDEPPPPPEEVPPPPPPPDQPVPPPPTQVVVPPARVPVPVPPPPFNVSNDINIPPPPISPPAPPAPPAPPPPPPPPPPPRVAQKAELRRGGIGKADYPTAARRAGDEGVTVVRFTIGTNGRVTNCSVVRSSGSSLLDSTTCDLIERRFRYSPAEDPNGNRVPETRTQPVRWEIDR, via the coding sequence ATGGCTTACGCTGACCGGAATGTAAGTGGCAGCAGGATCGTCGCGATCGTAATGGTCGCGGTCATCCTCGCCGGCATGGGATATGCCTTCGTAACTGGCCTGGCGTATCAATATATCAAGAAGGTCCAGACCGATCTGGACGTTTTCGAAGTTGATGAGCCGCCGCCCCCGCCCGAGGAGGTGCCGCCGCCGCCGCCGCCGCCGGACCAGCCGGTGCCGCCGCCCCCGACGCAGGTCGTCGTGCCGCCCGCGCGCGTTCCCGTGCCGGTGCCGCCGCCGCCGTTCAATGTCTCCAATGACATCAACATCCCGCCGCCGCCGATAAGCCCGCCGGCACCGCCGGCGCCGCCCGCGCCGCCGCCTCCGCCGCCGCCGCCGCCCCCTCCGCGGGTCGCGCAGAAGGCAGAATTGCGTCGTGGTGGTATCGGCAAGGCGGACTATCCGACCGCCGCGCGTCGCGCGGGTGACGAAGGTGTGACGGTTGTCCGTTTCACGATCGGCACCAACGGCCGGGTGACCAACTGCAGCGTCGTTCGCTCGAGCGGATCCTCGTTGCTTGATAGTACGACGTGCGATCTTATCGAACGCCGTTTCCGCTACAGCCCTGCAGAAGACCCGAACGGCAACAGGGTTCCCGAAACGCGTACGCAGCCGGTGCGCTGGGAAATCGATCGGTAA
- a CDS encoding MotA/TolQ/ExbB proton channel family protein, whose translation MLTTILAAGAAAPAGENPYGLWEALEQGGVIAWSVFIILVGMLFFSLYIFFTKLFEQQKILNQGKRVRKTFWTANSLREGAAKLEKNSAYRQLVEDGLEAQDQHSKLTDPVEAHDWLHGSLARSEGIINSDLGGGLAFLATVGATAPFIGLFGTVVGIYRALIKIGAAGQASIDAVAGPVGEALIMTALGLVVAVPAVLAFNFLQRRNKAIAEQMNAFSNDVLGYLASNGAVRPVVTAKGKPAPKPAAKPAGA comes from the coding sequence ATGCTCACGACCATTCTCGCTGCGGGCGCTGCCGCACCGGCCGGAGAAAACCCGTACGGCCTTTGGGAAGCGCTGGAACAGGGCGGTGTCATCGCCTGGTCCGTCTTCATCATTCTCGTCGGTATGCTCTTCTTCTCGCTCTACATCTTCTTCACGAAGCTGTTCGAGCAGCAGAAGATCCTCAACCAGGGCAAGCGCGTCCGCAAGACGTTCTGGACCGCGAACAGCCTGCGTGAAGGCGCCGCCAAGCTCGAAAAGAACTCGGCCTATCGCCAGCTCGTCGAAGACGGCCTGGAAGCGCAGGACCAGCATTCGAAGCTGACCGATCCGGTCGAAGCGCATGACTGGCTGCACGGCTCGCTCGCGCGTTCGGAAGGCATCATCAACTCGGATCTGGGCGGTGGCCTGGCCTTCCTCGCGACCGTCGGCGCGACCGCGCCGTTCATCGGTCTGTTCGGTACGGTGGTCGGCATCTATCGCGCGCTGATCAAGATCGGCGCCGCCGGTCAGGCGTCGATCGACGCGGTCGCCGGTCCGGTCGGTGAAGCACTCATCATGACCGCGCTCGGTCTCGTCGTCGCGGTTCCGGCCGTGCTCGCCTTCAACTTCCTGCAGCGTCGCAACAAGGCGATCGCCGAGCAGATGAACGCGTTCAGCAACGACGTTCTCGGCTATCTCGCTTCGAACGGCGCCGTCCGTCCGGTCGTGACGGCCAAGGGCAAGCCGGCTCCGAAGCCGGCGGCCAAGCCCGCGGGCGCGTAA
- a CDS encoding ExbD/TolR family protein — protein MAVSTGGSEDTPMSDINTTPLVDVMLVLLIIFLIAVPVVIQTVELNLPKVRYEVTTTKPENVLLSVKAGPEGCEVYWGTTRINSGDLLDQAVKKLEDEIERQGGPNAAGLELPEVHIRGDVNTPYRCIGGTIFTMQMAGFAKVGFISEPEPGPAPAI, from the coding sequence ATGGCAGTGAGCACAGGCGGCAGCGAAGACACGCCGATGTCGGACATCAACACGACGCCCCTCGTGGACGTCATGCTGGTGCTCCTCATCATCTTCCTGATCGCGGTTCCCGTCGTGATCCAGACCGTCGAACTCAACCTTCCCAAGGTTAGGTACGAGGTGACGACGACGAAGCCGGAAAACGTCCTGCTTTCGGTGAAGGCGGGGCCGGAAGGTTGCGAAGTTTACTGGGGCACGACCCGGATCAATTCCGGCGACCTGCTCGATCAGGCGGTGAAGAAGCTCGAGGATGAGATCGAGCGCCAGGGCGGCCCCAATGCCGCTGGGCTCGAACTGCCCGAAGTGCATATTCGCGGCGACGTCAACACGCCGTACCGCTGCATTGGCGGTACGATCTTCACGATGCAGATGGCCGGTTTCGCCAAGGTCGGATTCATTTCCGAGCCCGAACCCGGCCCGGCACCGGCAATTTGA
- a CDS encoding ExbD/TolR family protein, giving the protein MAMSGGRDDGEPMMDMNTTPLIDVMLVLLIMFIITIPIQTHAVKVDLPQSDGKNNPPPLVEPVKNKLYIDPDGRLFWNGAQIDDVTLRQYLDTTVTMDPQPELHFQPDPQARYEIVDQVLAIIKRANVTKLGFVGNEQYRNDF; this is encoded by the coding sequence ATGGCAATGAGCGGTGGCCGCGACGACGGCGAACCGATGATGGATATGAACACGACGCCGTTGATCGACGTCATGCTCGTGCTCCTCATCATGTTCATCATCACCATTCCGATTCAGACGCACGCGGTTAAGGTTGATCTGCCGCAGAGCGACGGCAAGAATAACCCTCCGCCGCTCGTCGAGCCGGTGAAGAACAAGCTGTATATCGATCCCGACGGCCGGCTGTTCTGGAACGGCGCGCAGATCGACGACGTGACGCTGCGTCAGTATCTCGACACCACCGTGACGATGGACCCGCAGCCGGAACTGCATTTCCAGCCGGATCCGCAGGCACGGTACGAAATCGTCGATCAGGTGCTCGCGATCATCAAGCGCGCGAACGTCACCAAGCTCGGTTTCGTCGGCAACGAACAGTATCGCAACGATTTCTGA
- a CDS encoding Imm63 family immunity protein — protein sequence MHAVPQENGAPHVELDDGYHFVVTERGSELQRRMSADRAELLYWIFEAHTFALAAAFELRHRVEGADSRRLLFARQEHLLGRVSQEWGLRNTAEHRAVLVRHPFDDRRD from the coding sequence GTGCACGCAGTGCCTCAGGAAAATGGGGCGCCGCATGTCGAGCTGGACGACGGCTATCACTTCGTCGTCACCGAGCGCGGGAGCGAACTTCAGCGGCGGATGAGTGCCGATCGCGCGGAACTGCTCTACTGGATTTTCGAGGCGCACACCTTCGCGCTGGCCGCAGCGTTTGAACTGCGGCACCGCGTCGAGGGTGCGGATTCACGACGCCTGCTCTTCGCCAGGCAAGAGCATCTGCTCGGGCGAGTGTCGCAGGAGTGGGGTCTCCGCAACACCGCCGAGCATCGCGCGGTACTCGTTCGTCACCCGTTCGATGACCGGCGCGACTGA
- the dcd gene encoding dCTP deaminase — translation MAILSDRWIREQALANGMIEPFVEAQRREGCISYGLSSYGYDARVADEFKIFTNVDSAVVDPKNFAANSFVDRQTDVCVIPPNSFALARTVEYFRIPRDVLVICLGKSTYARCGIIVNVTPLEPEWEGHVTLEFSNTTPLPARIYANEGACQFLFLQGNEPCETSYGDRAGKYMGQRGVTLPRL, via the coding sequence ATGGCAATCCTGTCCGACCGCTGGATCCGCGAGCAGGCGCTTGCGAACGGCATGATCGAGCCCTTTGTCGAGGCGCAGCGGCGTGAAGGCTGCATCAGCTACGGCCTCAGCTCCTATGGCTATGACGCGCGCGTCGCCGATGAATTCAAGATTTTCACTAATGTCGACAGCGCCGTGGTCGACCCCAAGAATTTCGCCGCAAACAGCTTTGTCGACCGCCAGACCGATGTCTGCGTCATCCCGCCGAACAGCTTCGCGCTGGCGCGGACGGTCGAATATTTCCGCATCCCGCGCGACGTGCTGGTGATTTGTCTCGGAAAATCGACCTATGCGCGCTGCGGAATCATCGTCAACGTCACGCCGCTCGAACCCGAATGGGAGGGGCATGTGACGCTCGAATTCTCGAACACGACGCCACTGCCAGCGCGGATCTACGCCAACGAAGGCGCGTGCCAGTTCCTGTTTTTGCAGGGGAACGAGCCGTGCGAGACAAGCTATGGCGATCGCGCGGGCAAATATATGGGCCAGCGCGGCGTGACGCTGCCGCGGCTCTAG
- a CDS encoding TadE/TadG family type IV pilus assembly protein: MNARLRKIAACLARLHRDSKGLALLEFALSLPILLALSLTGAELTNFITTRMRLSQLALHIADNGARIGTGGQLMVKKISEGDIDDLLTGAGLQAGELDLYTHGRVIISSLEPDPDHNDRYKIGWQRCRGDLTSHDSAFGEENDDNLTGMGPIDQKVTAPAGGGTIFVEVYYEYQPLVKTSLAPESAMTEIASMMVRDTRDYSRIYDTPGVTASTC; the protein is encoded by the coding sequence GTGAACGCACGGTTGCGGAAAATCGCCGCGTGTCTCGCGCGGCTGCATCGCGACAGCAAGGGGCTGGCGCTGCTCGAATTCGCCTTGTCGTTGCCGATCCTGCTGGCGCTCAGCCTGACCGGCGCCGAGCTTACCAACTTCATCACCACGCGGATGCGGCTGAGCCAGCTTGCGCTGCACATCGCCGACAATGGCGCGCGCATCGGCACCGGGGGGCAGCTGATGGTCAAGAAGATATCCGAGGGCGATATCGACGACCTGCTGACCGGCGCGGGGCTGCAGGCGGGCGAGCTGGACCTTTATACCCACGGCCGGGTGATCATCTCGAGCCTCGAACCCGACCCCGATCACAACGACCGATACAAGATCGGCTGGCAGCGCTGTCGCGGCGACCTCACCAGCCATGATTCGGCCTTTGGCGAGGAAAATGACGACAATCTCACCGGTATGGGCCCGATCGACCAGAAAGTTACCGCTCCGGCGGGCGGCGGCACGATCTTTGTCGAGGTCTATTACGAATATCAGCCGCTGGTGAAGACGTCGCTGGCGCCCGAATCCGCGATGACCGAGATCGCATCGATGATGGTCCGCGACACACGCGATTATTCGCGCATCTACGATACGCCGGGCGTCACGGCCTCCACCTGCTGA
- a CDS encoding TadE/TadG family type IV pilus assembly protein, translated as MARFRFLPLLARLRRDSRGATLVEFAIVAPTLCLLLIGAFDVAHTLYMRSVLQGIIQKTARDSTLESSSESARQAVLDDAVRKQVLALANNATIDFKRRFYRTFTEAAAAAPEDWTDTNHNGRCDDGEPYEDENNNSLWDADGGNAGQGGAKDTTLYTVSVSYPQMFPLYRFVGGSDTITIEASTVLRNQPYADQESYSAPTVRNCP; from the coding sequence ATGGCGCGCTTCCGCTTCCTGCCGCTGCTCGCTCGGCTGCGTCGCGATTCCCGCGGCGCGACCCTCGTCGAGTTCGCGATCGTCGCGCCGACATTGTGCCTGTTGCTGATCGGCGCGTTCGACGTGGCCCATACGCTCTACATGCGATCGGTGCTGCAGGGCATCATTCAGAAGACCGCCCGCGATTCGACGCTGGAAAGCAGCAGCGAATCCGCCCGCCAGGCCGTGCTGGACGATGCCGTGCGCAAACAGGTGCTGGCGCTCGCCAACAATGCCACGATCGACTTCAAGCGCCGTTTCTATCGTACCTTCACCGAAGCCGCCGCGGCCGCGCCGGAGGACTGGACCGACACCAATCACAACGGCCGGTGCGATGACGGCGAACCTTATGAGGACGAGAACAACAATTCGCTCTGGGATGCCGATGGCGGCAACGCCGGACAGGGCGGCGCGAAGGACACCACCCTCTACACGGTCTCGGTAAGCTACCCCCAGATGTTCCCGCTCTATCGCTTTGTCGGCGGATCGGACACGATCACGATCGAAGCGTCGACGGTGCTGCGCAATCAGCCCTATGCCGATCAGGAAAGCTACAGCGCCCCCACGGTGAGGAATTGCCCGTGA
- a CDS encoding TadE/TadG family type IV pilus assembly protein → MSLRNQRQQRSARGFLAALARDVRANTMAIMGLALIPLAGMVGGGIDISRMYIVKTRLQHACDAGALAGRKAMGAGTWSANNFAAREAAEEFFEANITTSPYGASSVEKEFTESGGKVTGAATATLPMTLMRIFGDETETLSVTCDAEMRLPNTDVMFVLDVTGSMGSKAVNTDTQTKIASLRSAVKCFYEVVARRDTTEDCSGGNQSGGTGQVQVRFGFVPYNTNVNVGRLLPTAYFADTWEYQTRRPHWSTSTSYQWVEQPSTPGSGGNESGDWSNWTNYGSAQYFSCPAYPPNSSTGPTTTTYDTQVVTNGNTRTWETRTVTGYVDTQYQTIATGIMGWACQVQQRTRTRGTYTSVVHSEVRQAVTEQSFDGWDYGQYEQDISGLKDGTDWNSYVNLPIGDDGADVPVYWDGCIEERETIANNNQNVAPTDANDLNIDMIPDQSDHSTLWAPALPGAIFLRGAGQYDNASSTNQWSYSAIIGTTNQYRGNPQYYCPPAARKLQEWNSASGFESYVNALNANGNTYHDIGLLWGARLVSPDGIFGSENATTPSGGSIVRHVIFMTDGDTVAQNYDYAAYGLPWFDRRQNSNGQAPSSAEMDHRVNARFLDICTKIKNKNITLWVISFGNGTNNSTEMRLENCASPGRYRTARDSEALQQTFSAIAGEISQLRLTG, encoded by the coding sequence ATGTCGCTACGAAACCAACGCCAGCAGCGATCGGCCCGCGGCTTTCTTGCCGCGCTGGCCCGCGACGTGCGCGCCAATACGATGGCGATCATGGGCCTTGCGCTGATTCCGCTGGCGGGGATGGTTGGCGGCGGCATCGATATCAGCCGCATGTATATCGTCAAGACGCGCTTGCAGCATGCCTGCGACGCCGGCGCGCTGGCCGGACGCAAGGCGATGGGCGCGGGCACGTGGAGCGCGAACAACTTCGCCGCGCGTGAGGCCGCCGAGGAATTCTTCGAGGCGAACATCACCACTTCGCCCTATGGTGCCAGCTCGGTCGAAAAGGAATTCACCGAAAGCGGCGGCAAGGTGACCGGCGCCGCAACGGCGACGCTGCCGATGACGCTGATGCGCATTTTCGGCGATGAAACCGAAACGCTGTCCGTCACATGCGACGCCGAAATGCGCCTGCCCAACACCGATGTGATGTTCGTTCTCGACGTTACCGGGTCGATGGGCAGCAAGGCGGTGAACACCGATACCCAGACGAAGATCGCCAGCCTGCGCAGCGCCGTGAAATGCTTTTACGAAGTCGTCGCGCGACGCGATACGACCGAAGATTGCTCCGGCGGCAATCAGAGCGGCGGCACCGGGCAGGTTCAGGTCCGCTTCGGATTTGTGCCGTACAATACCAATGTCAATGTCGGCCGGCTGCTGCCCACCGCCTATTTCGCCGACACCTGGGAGTATCAGACGCGCCGGCCGCACTGGAGCACGTCGACCAGCTACCAATGGGTGGAACAGCCTTCCACACCGGGCAGCGGCGGCAATGAATCCGGCGACTGGAGCAACTGGACCAACTATGGATCGGCGCAGTATTTCAGCTGCCCCGCCTATCCCCCCAATTCCTCCACCGGGCCGACCACGACGACCTATGACACTCAGGTGGTGACCAACGGCAACACGCGAACATGGGAAACGCGGACCGTCACCGGCTATGTGGATACGCAGTACCAGACGATTGCGACGGGCATCATGGGCTGGGCATGCCAGGTGCAGCAGCGCACCCGTACGCGCGGCACCTATACCAGCGTGGTGCATAGCGAAGTGCGCCAGGCGGTAACCGAACAGTCGTTCGACGGGTGGGACTATGGCCAGTATGAGCAGGATATTTCGGGGCTGAAGGACGGCACCGACTGGAACAGCTATGTGAACCTGCCAATCGGTGACGATGGCGCCGACGTCCCGGTTTATTGGGACGGGTGCATCGAGGAACGCGAAACGATCGCCAACAACAATCAGAACGTCGCGCCGACCGACGCGAACGATCTGAACATCGACATGATCCCGGATCAGAGCGACCATTCCACCCTGTGGGCGCCGGCGCTGCCGGGTGCGATCTTCCTGCGCGGTGCGGGACAGTATGACAATGCGTCCAGCACCAACCAGTGGTCCTATTCGGCGATCATCGGCACCACCAACCAATATCGCGGCAACCCGCAATATTACTGCCCCCCGGCGGCACGCAAGCTGCAGGAATGGAACAGCGCCTCGGGTTTTGAAAGCTATGTCAACGCCCTGAACGCCAACGGCAACACCTATCACGACATCGGCCTGCTGTGGGGCGCGCGGCTCGTATCGCCCGACGGCATCTTCGGATCGGAAAACGCGACCACGCCCAGCGGCGGATCGATCGTTCGCCATGTGATCTTCATGACCGACGGCGACACGGTGGCACAGAATTACGACTATGCCGCCTATGGCCTGCCCTGGTTCGACCGGCGCCAGAACAGCAACGGCCAGGCGCCCAGCAGCGCGGAAATGGATCACCGCGTCAATGCGCGCTTCCTCGACATCTGCACCAAGATCAAGAACAAGAACATCACGCTCTGGGTGATCTCGTTCGGCAACGGCACCAACAATTCCACCGAAATGCGGCTGGAGAATTGCGCGTCGCCGGGCCGATATCGCACCGCTCGCGATTCCGAAGCGCTGCAGCAGACGTTCAGCGCGATCGCCGGCGAAATCTCGCAATTGCGGCTTACCGGCTGA
- a CDS encoding squalene/phytoene synthase family protein, whose amino-acid sequence MTPAEAERSVILTYAPQDRREGLSALLALDDALGRLLATTSEPALGQIRLQWWREALQRLDTAPPPAEPVLEGLARAVLPTGVTGEDLSEVIAGWDALIESETLDEAALARFAQGRGQTLFRAAACLLSGKSSDPVDAAGQGWALADLARHLDREEEAALTRALAEKHLEEAARHRWSAGRRALGALALLARRDLSLPRGAQPPVGSPARVARLVWHRLSGR is encoded by the coding sequence ATGACGCCTGCCGAAGCGGAACGGAGCGTGATTCTGACCTATGCGCCGCAGGACCGCCGCGAAGGGCTTTCGGCGCTGCTCGCGCTCGATGATGCGCTGGGACGGCTGCTCGCGACGACCAGCGAGCCTGCGCTTGGACAGATTCGCCTGCAATGGTGGCGCGAGGCGCTGCAACGGCTCGATACCGCGCCGCCGCCGGCCGAGCCGGTGCTGGAGGGACTGGCCCGCGCGGTGCTGCCGACGGGCGTCACGGGGGAAGACCTGTCGGAAGTCATCGCCGGATGGGATGCGCTGATCGAAAGCGAAACGCTTGACGAGGCGGCGCTGGCGCGCTTCGCCCAGGGCAGGGGGCAGACCCTGTTCCGCGCCGCCGCCTGCCTGCTTTCCGGCAAGTCGAGCGACCCTGTCGATGCGGCGGGGCAGGGCTGGGCGCTCGCCGATCTCGCCCGTCACCTCGATCGCGAGGAAGAGGCTGCGTTGACCCGCGCGCTTGCCGAAAAACACCTTGAGGAAGCGGCACGCCACCGCTGGAGCGCGGGAAGGCGCGCGCTCGGCGCGCTCGCGCTGCTTGCGCGTCGCGACCTGTCACTGCCGCGCGGCGCACAGCCGCCGGTCGGATCGCCTGCCCGTGTGGCGCGGCTGGTCTGGCATCGCCTCTCGGGTCGCTGA
- a CDS encoding EF-hand domain-containing protein yields MWRYFVGALGALSLALAGMFFFRGLAAPEAAPLPPAPIPVAAPSGTPSATPLPRAVPQATEKTLEEKRFDRYDRDHDEIVTREEYLRNRRRSYARLDTNGDGRLSFEEWAITTTTRYADADADGNGTLNRTEFEDTRTRPARPRSKPTPACRCDDD; encoded by the coding sequence ATGTGGCGCTATTTCGTGGGTGCGCTCGGCGCATTGAGCCTGGCGCTGGCGGGCATGTTCTTCTTTCGCGGTCTGGCTGCGCCCGAAGCCGCGCCGCTGCCGCCCGCGCCGATACCGGTCGCCGCGCCTTCCGGCACGCCCTCCGCGACGCCGCTGCCCAGGGCAGTGCCGCAGGCGACCGAAAAGACGCTCGAGGAAAAGCGATTCGACCGCTACGACCGCGATCACGACGAAATCGTCACGCGCGAGGAATATCTGCGCAATCGCCGCCGGTCCTATGCCCGGCTCGACACCAATGGCGACGGCAGGCTTTCGTTCGAGGAATGGGCGATCACCACCACGACGCGCTATGCCGATGCCGATGCGGACGGCAACGGCACGCTCAACCGCACCGAATTCGAGGACACGCGTACGCGCCCGGCACGGCCGCGATCGAAACCGACGCCGGCCTGCCGCTGCGATGATGACTGA
- the trmFO gene encoding methylenetetrahydrofolate--tRNA-(uracil(54)-C(5))-methyltransferase (FADH(2)-oxidizing) TrmFO, whose protein sequence is MTHDIHIIGGGLAGSEAAWQLAQAGHRVRLSEMRGSGVMTPAHQTDGLAELVCSNSFRSDDAERNAVGLLHQEMRDLGSLIMGKGDEHKVPAGSALAVDRDAFSQSVTAALESHPNISIVRERVDSIPESGLTIIATGPLTAESLAGSIAGATGKDQLAFFDAIAPIVHFDSIDMSVAWKQSRWNKGAESSEDGDYINCPMNKEQYVAFVQGLLDGEKTEFREWENVPYFDGCMPIEVMAERGIDTLRHGPMKPVGLDNPHDRTPEYPQGRWPYAAVQLRQDNASGTLWNIVGFQTKLKYGAQVALFRTIPGLENAEFARLGGLHRNTFIKSPELLDPTLRLKSAPHVRFAGQITGCEGYVESAAIGLMAGRFAAAELAGETLSPPPVETALGALLHHITGGAEASTYQPMNVNFGLFPPVTGKGRTKKADRKLLYTGRARDAFAQWMPAA, encoded by the coding sequence ATGACGCACGACATTCATATCATCGGCGGCGGCCTCGCCGGATCGGAGGCCGCATGGCAGCTGGCGCAGGCGGGGCATAGGGTCCGCCTGTCCGAAATGCGCGGCAGCGGCGTCATGACGCCGGCGCATCAGACCGACGGGCTGGCCGAACTGGTCTGTTCGAACAGCTTTCGCTCCGATGATGCCGAGCGCAATGCCGTGGGGCTGCTCCATCAGGAGATGCGCGATCTCGGCTCGCTGATCATGGGCAAGGGCGACGAACACAAGGTGCCCGCCGGTTCCGCGCTAGCGGTCGATCGCGACGCATTTTCGCAGAGCGTGACGGCCGCGCTCGAATCGCATCCGAATATCAGCATCGTTCGAGAACGTGTTGATTCTATTCCAGAAAGCGGCCTCACGATCATCGCCACCGGCCCGCTGACCGCCGAGAGTCTGGCGGGCAGCATCGCCGGCGCCACCGGCAAGGATCAACTCGCCTTCTTCGACGCAATCGCGCCGATCGTCCACTTCGACAGCATCGACATGTCGGTGGCATGGAAACAGTCGCGCTGGAACAAGGGGGCGGAAAGCTCCGAGGACGGCGACTATATCAACTGCCCGATGAACAAGGAGCAGTATGTCGCCTTCGTCCAGGGGCTGCTCGACGGCGAGAAGACCGAGTTTCGCGAATGGGAGAATGTCCCCTATTTCGACGGCTGCATGCCGATCGAAGTGATGGCCGAGCGCGGCATTGACACGCTGCGCCACGGGCCGATGAAGCCGGTGGGGCTCGACAATCCGCATGACCGCACGCCCGAATATCCGCAGGGGCGCTGGCCCTATGCCGCGGTGCAGCTGCGCCAGGACAATGCCAGCGGGACATTGTGGAACATTGTCGGCTTTCAGACAAAACTGAAATATGGCGCGCAAGTTGCTCTTTTCAGGACAATTCCCGGCCTGGAAAATGCCGAGTTCGCTCGGCTGGGCGGGCTGCACCGCAACACCTTCATCAAGTCGCCCGAATTGCTCGACCCGACGCTGCGGCTGAAGTCGGCGCCGCATGTCCGTTTCGCCGGACAGATTACCGGTTGCGAAGGCTATGTCGAAAGCGCGGCGATCGGATTGATGGCCGGGCGGTTCGCCGCGGCCGAGCTGGCAGGCGAAACGCTGAGCCCTCCGCCGGTGGAAACCGCGCTCGGCGCGCTGCTGCATCACATCACCGGCGGCGCGGAGGCATCGACCTATCAGCCGATGAACGTCAATTTCGGTCTCTTCCCGCCGGTAACGGGCAAGGGGCGGACGAAGAAGGCCGATCGCAAGCTGCTCTATACGGGACGCGCGCGCGACGCCTTTGCGCAGTGGATGCCTGCTGCCTGA
- a CDS encoding fatty acid desaturase codes for MAEPAPPQAPMAALRSVPWRDLTPMTRREGLIECLHPLPWLLSSWVAAQAGLWWLALPASFLFFLTALRLNHEAVHGNLGFSPRGHRRVLHGLSFLMLGSNHSVAYNHLLHHSRIGTPDDIEGKCGRMSAWRVLAYGPAFPVETQASAWRHGGTALRRRMTIDAGLNAAMIATALGSGATFLLYHLAAMLVAQCLTGFFAVWITHHDVAESGLDARTQRSALVNCLSYNMFLHLEHHLFPAVPVKRLAVRAGRNDAAFPTLATKRQMVLPIPRKPTVLLSAARGAES; via the coding sequence ATGGCCGAACCCGCACCCCCGCAAGCACCGATGGCAGCGCTGCGATCGGTGCCGTGGCGCGACCTGACACCGATGACGCGGCGCGAAGGGCTGATCGAATGCCTCCACCCCCTGCCCTGGCTGCTATCAAGCTGGGTCGCGGCGCAGGCGGGGCTGTGGTGGCTCGCCCTGCCCGCCAGCTTCCTGTTCTTCCTCACTGCGCTGCGCCTCAATCACGAGGCGGTGCACGGCAATCTCGGCTTTTCGCCGCGCGGGCATCGGCGCGTGCTGCACGGCCTGAGCTTCCTCATGCTCGGCTCGAACCATTCGGTGGCGTACAACCATCTCCTGCACCACAGCCGGATCGGCACGCCCGACGATATCGAGGGGAAATGCGGGCGGATGTCCGCTTGGCGCGTGCTCGCCTATGGCCCCGCCTTTCCGGTCGAGACGCAGGCCAGTGCCTGGCGGCACGGCGGAACAGCGCTGCGGCGGCGGATGACGATCGATGCGGGGCTGAACGCCGCGATGATCGCCACCGCGCTCGGCAGCGGCGCGACGTTCCTGCTCTATCACCTCGCCGCGATGCTGGTGGCGCAATGCCTGACCGGCTTCTTCGCGGTGTGGATCACCCATCATGACGTCGCGGAAAGCGGCCTCGACGCGCGCACCCAGCGGTCCGCGCTGGTCAATTGCCTTAGCTACAACATGTTTCTGCATCTCGAGCACCATTTGTTTCCGGCAGTGCCGGTGAAGCGGCTCGCGGTGCGGGCGGGACGGAACGACGCGGCATTTCCGACCCTGGCGACGAAACGACAAATGGTGCTGCCCATCCCTCGAAAACCAACCGTCTTGCTGTCGGCTGCACGAGGTGCGGAGTCATGA